Proteins found in one Miscanthus floridulus cultivar M001 chromosome 4, ASM1932011v1, whole genome shotgun sequence genomic segment:
- the LOC136549033 gene encoding uncharacterized protein — translation MAVPNYTYLKLKMPGPNNIITIVSTYEHAYDYDVEYIEYAEAIIEAKTLIVNLDRLGSEAPNSKHRARTFEPTKAIKLVLVDPTCPDDQALRISATLDIK, via the coding sequence atggcggtccccaactacacctacctcaagctcaagatgccaggccccaacaacatcatcactatCGTGTCCACATACGAGCATGCATATGACTACGACGTCGAGTACATTGAGTACGCCGAGGCTATCAtagaggccaagaccctcatcgttAACCTCGACCGACTCGGTAGCGAGGCGCCCAACTCCAAGCATCGCGCCAGGACTTTTGAGCCTAcaaaggccatcaagctcgtcctggTCGACCCTACCTGTCCCGACGaccaggcgctgaggatcagcgccaccctcgatatcaaatag
- the LOC136552500 gene encoding uncharacterized protein: MASRVRLTLPNPEAAEPERPPPDLTNDLLEEIFLRVASPADLARASTACVSFRRLIADHSFLRRYRSIHPPLLLGFVSSSGFDPVQAPHPSAAVARAADFSFDHLPRPTTEWLRWRPCDVLNGRVLVGCRSIKGAAYWDLAVCDLLSRRYLLLPPITDDLLASVELQNHSIFHPMASFIQSGGPSGGIEGDTSFSVIQWMHSHTRLGVLVFSSVSGCWSVSMSTNCNDLGLNRVGVLVSGQCAYDCFYWKLYNMSTLIKLDMNTMRFCTVDLPPGHDEREIVMVESGESKVAMFSLSYKSTSVDYYTFSQNGSEKSQEWHMMSTIPLPAHYTSKCYIGGPAEGYIFIECIRDGESSTYSTVLSLEIKSFNIERVSRTSFPGRAYPYFGFPPSMSPRRI, translated from the coding sequence ATGGCGTCGAGGGTTCGCCTGACcctccccaaccccgaggccGCGGAGCCAGAGCGGCCGCCGCCGGACCTAACCAACGACCTCCTCGAGGAGATCTTCCTCCGTGTCGCCTCGCCTGCGGATCTCGCCCGAGCCTCCACCGCCTGCGTCTCCTTCCGCCGCCTCATCGCTGACCACTCCTTCCTCCGCCGGTACCGCTCCATTCACCCGCCCCTACTCCTTGGCTTCGTCAGCTCCTCTGGCTTCGACCCTGTCCAGGCGCCCCATCCCTCCGCTGCTGTCGCCCGGGCTGCTGATTTTTCCTTCGACCACCTCCCTCGCCCCACCACCGAATGGCTCCGCTGGCGTCCGTGCGATGTCCTCAACGGCCGTGTCCTCGTCGGGTGCCGTAGCATTAAAGGCGCCGCCTACTGGGACCTCGCGGTGTGCGACCTGTTGTCCCGGCGATACCTGCTGCTGCCTCCCATAACCGACGACCTACTCGCCTCCGTCGAGCTCCAAAACCACAGTATTTTCCATCCCATGGCCTCCTTTATCCAATCAGGAGGCCCTTCAGGAGGCATAGAGGGGGATACATCATTCAGCGTGATCCAATGGATGCATTCCCACACAAGGTTGGGGGTACTTGTCTTCTCTTCAGTCTCTGGCTGCTGGAGTGTCAGTATGTCTACCAATTGCAACGATCTGGGCTTGAACAGAGTTGGTGTTTTGGTTTCAGGCCAATGTGCCTATGACTGCTTCTATTGGAAATTATACAACATGAGCACGTTGATCAAGCTCGACATGAATACTATGCGGTTTTGCACTGTTGACCTCCCGCCTGGCCATGATGAGCGGGAAATCGTCATGGTGGAGTCAGGGGAAAGCAAGGTTGCGATGTTTAGTCTGAGTTATAAAAGCACATCTGTCGATTATTACACCTTTTCACAAAATGGCAGTGAGAAGTCCCAGGAGTGGCATATGATGAGTACCATCCCCTTGCCTGCCCATTATACTAGTAAATGCTACATTGGTGGTCCAGCTGAAGGATACATTTTCATAGAATGCATTCGAGATGGAGAGAGTTCAACATATTCAACAGTTTTGTCACTTGAGATTAAGTCTTTTAATATTGAGAGGGTCAGTAGGACAAGTTTTCCTGGCCGTGCCTATCCATATTTTGGTTTCCCACCATCTATGTCACCAAGGAGGATTTGA
- the LOC136549034 gene encoding peroxidase 45-like — protein sequence MTWQGLLHHRPRRGTDAPRLTTRQDLDADRRPASIAIERELLSVRIGSDVAMDPGFVSQLNGTCSSDPNAFAFLDPSPVDFDNAFYRNLQVGKGLLGSDQVLYSDMRLRSTVNYYASNQDAIFGDFVATMTKLRRIGVKTSATGGEIRRDCRFPN from the coding sequence atgacgtggcagggtctgctgCACCATAGACCacggcgcggcactgacgcgccgaGGCTCACGACGCGGCAGGACCTGGACGCAGACAGAAGACCAGCCTCAATTGCAATTGAACGGGAGCTGCTGTCGGTGAGGATCGGTAGCGACGTGgccatggaccccggcttcgtGTCGCAGCTGAACGGCACCTGCAGCTCCGACCCCAACGCCTTCGCTTTCCTCGATCCCTCGCCGGTGGACTTCGACAACGCCTTCTACCGGAACCTGCAAGTCGGCAAGGGCCTCCTGGGCTCCGACCAAGTGCTCTACTCCGACATGAGGTTGCGCAGCACGGTCAACTACTACGCGTCCAACCAGGATGCCATCTTCGGCGATTTCGTGGCGACGATGACCAAACTCAggaggatcggggtcaagacgTCGGCCACTGGTGGTGAGATACgtcgggactgccggttcccgaactag